TCGGACGGGCCGCTCCCGGAAGCAAGGTGCGGGATCCCGGCCAGGTCCTCCGCGCGGAGCCAGGGCCGCACACCCACTCCCTTGCAGGCTTCCCAGAGAGGAATCTCTTCGGAATCTTTTGTCTTCAGCGCTTTCCGGGCAAGCGTTTCCCAGGTTTCGCCCGAAACGGGAGGAAAGGCGCCGAAGAGCCTGTCCCCGGAGGCTTTTGAGCTGTTCTTATCCATGCCGCATTCCCTCAAAGCCTGCCGCAGAGGGCAGCGGATGCCCGCCGAGACCGGCATACCGGCGGTAGCTGCGCACTATATCGAATATGGCGATACCGTAGGCTACGGCCACGTTCAGCGACTGTTTCGCCCCGAATTGCGGGATTTCGAAGGCCACATCCGCTTCGGCGACGAGTTCTTCGCGCACGCCGTGCAATTCGTTGCCTACGATGAGGCAAAGCGGAAAGGACGATTCCTCGATATCCGTCGTAGGCGTGGGGCAGTCCGTTATTTCGAGCACCCCGATCGTATAGCCGTCGCGTTTGAGCGCCTGCACGACGGGAAGAGGATCCCGGCAGTATTCCCACCGGACCGTGTCCTGGGCCCCGAGGGCTGTTTTGTGCAGGCCGCGGTTTTCGGGGGTTCCGGTAATGCCCGTCAAATACAGCTTTTCGATGAGCGCGGCGTCCGAAGTACGGAACATCGCCCCGACATTGTAGATAGATCGTACATTGTCGAGGAGCACGGAAACGGGATGCCCGGAGAGCGAATGCGCCGTTTTCGGATCCGGACGCGGTATTTCCTCGTGTCTGAGTTTGCGCATGGATAATCTGTCTGCGCCGTATCGGACGCGCACGTAGCACGGATAGCGTAGCACGCATAGAAAAGTACGTGATTATTGCCATAGATGGACCGGCCGGGTCGGGAAAATCCACCACGGCCCGCGCTGTTGCCGAACGACTCGGCTATGTATATGTGGACACCGGGGCCATGTACCGTACGGTCGCGCTCGCCTTTATCCTCAACAAGATGCCCCCTGACCGGGCATCTACCGAGGAAATCCGCGAACTGCTCGCAAGTATGCGCCTGGAGATGCGTTTCGGGCGGGACGGCATGCAGATTCTTCTGGACGGGCAGGATGTGACGGGCGAAATCCGCACCCGCTTGGTCACGGAGGTGGCCAGCCGGGTGGCCGTGATCCCGGAAGTGCGAGAGCGAATGGTCGAGGAGCAACGGGACCTCGCCCGCATTCAGCAAAAAGAAAGAGGCGGCGTGGTCTTCGAGGGCCGCGACATCGGCACGATCGTGTTTCCTGATGCGGACGTGAAAGTGTTCATGAAGGCCAGCGTGGAATTGCGTGCGCAGCGCCGGTATGAAGAATTGCAGGAACAGGAAAAAGACGACTCCAACGTATCCTTCGAGGATGTGCTGTTCGATATCCGGGCGCGGGACGAGCGGGATATATCCCGCCAACTATCTCCCCTGCGCAAGGCGGAAGGCACCATTGAAATAGACACTTCGGATATAGATGTCCGTGAACAGGTGGAAATGGTAATCCAGGAAGTTCAGGCCGTCAGGGAACGCAGAAATCGTACTTCTGTATAAGTTGGCCGCATAAAATGATCGCCATGTAGCCAATGCAGTGTTGTTACAACACGTATCTGCTTGGCGTACAACCCTTTCCCTGGCGATTATTAAATAAAAACTTAAATAAAAATAAAGGGTCGATACGACACGGGAAGGGTTGTCGGACGACGCTTTACAACCAGGGATACGGACCACCGAAGCCAAAAGAATCCCTCGAGGTTTCCGCCCGTTTCTCTGATAAACCAACCCTATGGCTGAAAAGCAGCAAGCAACTTCAAAAGATCAAAAAGATCAGGCAACTCAAAGCAAAGACATTGAATCAGGCAACGATGCCGTGACCGCCGAGGCTCCCGCAGAGCCTGCAAAGACAAAGGCGGAAGATACGGTGGATACGGCGGCCGAAAACAGCGAGAGCAGTTCGGAGACTGCCGCTGTCGCCGAAAAAGAGAAAGAAGCCCCGCCTGAAGACGCCGCAGCCGAAGCAAAGGCGAAAGTGGAGAAAAAGGCCGAAGCCAAAGAAAAGGCCAAAGTAGAGGCAAAGGTCGAAGCCGAAGCAAAGGCGGAAGCAAAAGAGGAAGAACCGGCAGCCGTGGAAGAAGCGCAAGCGGAAGCAGCCTCAGAAGAAGAGCAGGCAGAGGCAGCCGCAGAAGACGCCAAAGAGGAGGACGCCCCCCCTGCCCCGGTTTCCGAGGAGAAAGAGACGGAAGAGGCAGAAGATACCGACCCTCCGACGCCGATCGGATATACGGGAGAGATTATCGGCCCGGTCCTGACCCTCGAGGAAATAGAAGAAGGCGGCGAGGAAGAGCAAGTAGCGTCAGAGACCTACGCAGAACTCGAGAAGATGGTCAACGCGTCGTTTACGACCGTCCACGAGCAGGAAATCGTGCATGGACGCGTGGTAAGCGTCGGAGAAAAAGACGTAGTCATAGATATAGGATTCAAGAGTGACGGCATTATATCTCTGAATGAATTCGACACCACGCTCGCATCCGGCGACGAAGTGGAGGTGCTGGTCGAGCGTCTCGAGGATTACCACGGCCAGCTCGTGCTGTCCAAGGTGAAAGCCGACCAGCTCCGCCGCTGGCAGCTCATCGAGGAAGCCCATGATAAAGGCACCATCGTCGAAGGCACCATCGTGCGCCGCATCAAGGGCGGCATGATCGTCGACCTCGATATCGGCGGCATGGAAGCCTTCCTCCCCGGTTCTCAGATAGATGTGCGTCCGGTGCGCGATTTCGATACCTATCTCGAAAAGCGCATGGAGTTCAAGATCGTCAAGCTGAATCCGGCCAACGACAACATCGTCATTTCGCACAAGGCCCTTATAGAAAAGGAGCTCGGGGCGCAGCGCGAGAAGATTCTTGCGACGATGGAGCCGGGGCAGATTCTCGAGGGCACGGCCAAGAACATCACCGATTTCGGCATTTTCGTCGATCTGGGGGGCGTGGACGGACTGCTCCACATTACGGATCTCTCCTGGGGCCGTGTCTCCCACCCCTCCGAACTGGTGGAACTCGACCAGAAACTCACGGTGGTCGTGCTGGACTACGACAAGGACCGCCAGCGTATTTCGCTGGGCCTGAAGCAACTCCAGCCGCATCCGTGGGAAAGCATCGACGAGAAGTATGTCGAAAGCAATTCCGTCGAGGGCAAGGTCGTTTCCATTACGGATTACGGCGCCTTCGTGGAACTGGAGAAAGGCATCGAAGGGCTTGTACACATCTCCGAGATGAGCTGGACGGAGCACATCCGCCACCCGAGCCAGGTGGTCTCGCTGGGTCAACTGGTGCGGGTCCGGATTCTCAAGATCGACAAGCAGGGGAAAAAGATTTCCCTGGGCATGAAGCAGCTCGATCCGGATCCGTGGGATGGTATTTCGGAACGCTATCCTCCAGGCACGGTCATGTCGGGCAAGGTGCGCAACATCACCAATTTCGGGGTGTTCGTGGGAATCGAGCCGGGCATCGACGGGCTGGTGCACATCTCCGACCTGTCCTGGACGAAGAAGGTGCGCCACCCGAACGAAATGGTCCGGAAGGGGCAGCCGCTCGATGTCGTTATCCTGAACATCGACGAGGCTTCGCGGCGCATTTCGCTGGGCCACAAGCAGGTGGAAACGAATCCGTGGAATCAGTTCGCCCAGGCGTACGCCGAAGGAACCGATACGGAAGCGACCGTGGTGCGCGCCAATGAGGGCGGCCTCGTGATCGAACTCCCCCTTTCCGTCGAGGCCTTCGTGCCCGCGAGCGAACTCCGGAACGGACCGCACAACTTCCAGGACTTCTATCCGGAAGGGCAGGAATTGGAGCTTCGGGTCATCAAGTTCGACCCGAATCAGAAGGAGATCGTGCTTAGCGAAGTGGCGAAAGAACGCGCCGCCGAGCGCTCGGAGAAGACCCAGGAGGATCGTGCGCGCCGGGAGACCAGGAAGCGGGAATCGCGGGAAGTCAAGAAATACCAGAAGTCAGCGGGCGCGGCGGGCCGGACCACGCTCGGAGATATTTCCGGACTGGCGGATCTGAAGGCGCAGATCGAGGAGGCGGAGCAGGAAACTCCGAAGAAAGAGGCGGCCGCGCCAAAGAAAGCGCCGGCAAAGAAGGCTCCCGCGGCCAAGAAGACCACGACGGCGAAGGCGTCCACGGCAAAGAAAGCAACGACTGCCAAGACGACGAAAGCTTCGGCCACGAAGGAGACGACCGCCAAGGCCCCTGCCGCGAAGAAGGCTACAACGGCTAAGGCTTCGACTGCGAAGAAGGAGACCGCGGCCAAAGCCCCTGCGGCGAAGAAAACCACGGCGGCCAAGACCACAAAGGCTGCGGCAGCGAAGAAGGCCACGAACGAGTCAGCGGCCAAGCCGGCTGCCAAGGCCTCAACGGCTGGGAAGAAGACTGCGGCGGCGAAGAAGAAGGAAGAGGTGGAGGTGGGTGTGGAGGAGTGATGGGGGTTGGTGTGGGAAGGTAACGTGCTGAACCAGTTAGCGGAACCATGACCGATTTACCCCAATATCTTGAACGTGGAGAAAGAGCCCGTCTCTTTCCGGTATTGAAGGATACCTCAAAAGAAGGGCGCTGCACCTCAATTTTTCTTTCGTGCCTGTGTTATGTCCAGGAATTTGGGGAACAGATGTTGAAGTCTGTCGGGCAACGCGTAGGTAAATATGCAAAAGTTTTAACATATACGGAAGTCACCTTTACTGGCCAAGAGGGTGAAAGACCTGATGGATTAATTGTACTAAGGGTTGGCAAACGTGAATGGAAAGCTCTCGTCGAAACTAAAGTCGGTAATAATAAATTAGAAGAAGAACAGATTTCTGCTTATGTCAATTTGGCCAGAAAAAACAATATCGATGCGGTCATAACCATCTCAAACCAATTCACGTCAAAACCGGATCATCATCCAGTAAACCTATCTCCAGCAACAAAACGTACAAAGGTACAAGTATATCATTGGTCGTGGTGGTATATAGTTACTCAAGCATATTTACTTATTTCCAATACTGATATTGCAGACGAAGATCAGCATTTGATCTTAGAGGAGATGCTACGCTTTCTCGAACATGAAAGCACAGGGGTTAAAAGGTTCGACAGGATGCCCTCCGAGTGGAAAAGTATCGTACAAAAGGTCGCAAATGGTAGTCCACTTCAAAAGAAGGCTGACAACCTGGACAACATCGTATCTTCTTGGCATCAAGAAATTCAAGACATCGACTTGATGTTAAGCCGTGAAGCGAATGTCAAAGTTAAGACCAAGTTATCACGTCGCCATACTTCGGATCCAGAAGTCCGTATAAAGGATGACATTGCTGATCTGATTAAGGAGCACTCGCTAATCGCTACATTGGAAGTGCCTGACGCTGCTGCGCTAATTGAAATAAGCGCGAATATTAGAAGAAAAGCAATCAGTGCGTCAATGGTGCTAATAGCGCCAAGTGATAAGAAAACAAACTCTGCCCGCCTTAACTGGTTACTGCGCCAATTACGTAAATCTTCTGAGGAAGATGTTCATATTGGATTTCATTGGCCGGGCCGCAAAATTAAGACACAGTATCCCTTAAGCAAATTGAAGGAGGATCCCAAGATTGCTGTGAGAGATAACCAATACAAGGTCGTCAGATTTGAAGTATCCATGATACGGCATTTAACTAAACGATTTGGACAGCCTAAAAGCTTCATTTCCGATTTAGAACAATTGGTATCCAATTTTTACGAAAATGTAGGCCAACATCTACGTGCTTATCAGCCCCCGGCACCGAAAATTCGGGAAGACAAAAGTGAGTCTGAAAGTATTACTCCCGAAGGTTAGACAAAAGGGGATTATAGATAAAACTTGACAAGAGCAGAAATGGCTCGCCATCCCTTATTTAATGATAAAGGAGCGGTTAAGAGTTTTTTGCGAATCACCCTGGGAACGGCTTATGTGCAAGGACCTGATTGCGTGAATTATGCGCCGTATGCTACCAACACAGTATCAGCCAGCCTTCCTTGCCATAATAACCGGCGGGGGATCTCCGGTCTGTCCAGCGGCATGTTATAACAATGTCTATTTTCATGCTTTCTGCGAGTGTGGCTATCGTCTGGCACGCACTATTTGCGCTTTGGCTTGCTACAGAGATGCGGATATCCCCCAAATAGGTGTATCCCGCTTTTGTGCTTCGTCCTTGTGCAATTCTCACCGATCCTTGACATGCTTGCCGAAGGCGCTCAAAGTTGCCTTTGCACTCCTTCATGCAGCGTCTTAGCATTTCGTTTCGCAATTTACTCCAGTGTGAAGGATGGCGATACCAGCGCTCCCCATCAATGAGCACGTACTGAATCTCTGCGTATGTGCCAACGTTTGGGAAATCTGGAGAAATGGGGCGGATTGTTCGGCGATTATACTTTGGGGACATGACTGGTCATAGTTATAGTTGTGCATGGGCTTGTTTGATTGCAGAGATCAGCTATCCGGCCTCTCTTGGTGTGCTCGTCTGATCGTAGGTCCTTCCATCCATGATGCCGAAACCGGATAGGACTACCTCAAAGCGCTTGAAATTCCTAAAGAAATCTTCGAGGGTTATATCAAGCCGAACAACTCTCAACGGGACAGGATCGGCGACTTCTATGTATGGCGTTTTACCACTGTACAGATAGACGTAAACGAAGTGTGACATAGGCATACTGGGAAAAATCTCACCAAAGCTCAGGCTGAATCCCACAATTTTTTCATCGTCCCTCTTTACACCTTCTAATGCCTTGAGCAAATTCCCGGCATCATCTGCTCTGTCGGCGGCTGCTGTGCCAGCATAATCCCCATACTTGGTCGATGCTTTGTAGGCCATTTCCATTGTTTTTCCTCATTGGGTTAGTTACCCCCAATCCGAGGCCCTCTCGGATCAAGGTGTGTATTCCTGATTCGCTCCGCCTCTCTGCGGCATGCTCTCGGCCTATATAGTCACCCGGAAAACAGTTCCGCGAGGGCCTGCTCTCTACGCTGGAGTTTTTTGTATTGTCGCTCGATCTCTTTGAGAATCTCTATGTTGTCTGCGTGATATGTTCCGGCGAGTGATTGATCCATTTTGCTCTCTGCATCGTAGAGTTTTTCCCTAACCCAGTCGATTTGTTGGTCTATTTCCTCTATTCTGGAAAGTGCTGCATCCCGTTCTTGTTCGGCATTTCTGTCGCCCATAGGACGGTTGTAAAGCACCGGGTTTGTTCGTATCCGAAGCGCTTCTTGCAAGTGGTTCTGTGAGTCCATATTAGCGTTGTCCGCCTTTGCTTCCAGCTCATCGTGGTCATATGATTCTCCCACTTGTTTAAGGTTGCGGAAGTAATTGGCGTACAGAGCCATTATGGCCTGCCTCGTATCAAAGCAGCGTGCCCTTGCTTCGGCTATCGGATGCTGTTGGTCTTGCATGTGTTTCGTCTCCCGATTAGTGTCAGTTATGTCCAATTCGAGGCCCTCTCGGATCATACCGGAGTTTCTCCGCTCTTTCTTCGGCGGCCTGCCGCACAAGCACGTTGGACATGCTAAAGGCATTACCCCGCGCCTTTGAGTTCTAAGTTAGCGCTCTCAACGACCGCCTCTGGTTCATCCGTTTTTTCGGCCAAGCCTGTGAGATACACGACTGGCTTGCCCATCGCCCTTTCGACCAATCGGCTCAATCGATGCCGGCGATCCTCGAGAAATTCGTCAAACGCATCTTTCCGCAGCAACTCTGGTGAGAGAGCATGGCTATCGAGCAACTGATCCATGGCGGTGTTGTCTAACTGTACATGCTTCTCCGCCTGGATCCTTGGCAGGTACTTGGAAGGCGCATCGCCGCCGATCTTACGATTGGCCTTGTAGGAGATCTGTGTCTTGTTAAGGATGCTGTCATAGCGACCCTGGTCAATACCTTCCTTCCTGCACCAGTTACGTGGAAAAATATGGTGGATATCCAATGTGACCTCGTCAGCATCCAGTTCCTGAATGCCAGCCTTCCAAAACCAGTCCTTGGCACCCTCTCGCAACACTAGAATATTGATGCCCTTATAAGCCGCACTCAGACGTGACCGAAGTGTGTCGAAACGCTCCGGCTGGAAGTTTGCATCACGGACTGTCCGGGGGACGGCAGCGTCGTCCTCGAACCAGCCAAGCAGTTCCTCATAGTCATTGGCCACGCGGGTCTCAACGGCGCCACCGTAGAGTTCTCCCAGTACTCCAGACCAGAACCAGCGGGCTAACTTGTCGTAGATGAGGGGTTCGCGCCATCTATCCCCCAGACGTGTGAGCACCGCCGCGAGTGGTACAAGCTGCGTGCTATACGGCAATTCACGCCGGTGATAGAAGCACTCCTGCCGCAAGAACCGGGCGACGTTGCGAAATCCATCCTCTAAATCGTTGGCCCATTGGTGCCAAGCTTCGAGTGGCAACCTCAGGATATCGGCTCGCTTTGCGCTCACCG
Above is a window of Bacteroidetes bacterium SB0662_bin_6 DNA encoding:
- a CDS encoding RNA methyltransferase gives rise to the protein MRKLRHEEIPRPDPKTAHSLSGHPVSVLLDNVRSIYNVGAMFRTSDAALIEKLYLTGITGTPENRGLHKTALGAQDTVRWEYCRDPLPVVQALKRDGYTIGVLEITDCPTPTTDIEESSFPLCLIVGNELHGVREELVAEADVAFEIPQFGAKQSLNVAVAYGIAIFDIVRSYRRYAGLGGHPLPSAAGFEGMRHG
- a CDS encoding 30S ribosomal protein S1 — its product is MEEAQAEAASEEEQAEAAAEDAKEEDAPPAPVSEEKETEEAEDTDPPTPIGYTGEIIGPVLTLEEIEEGGEEEQVASETYAELEKMVNASFTTVHEQEIVHGRVVSVGEKDVVIDIGFKSDGIISLNEFDTTLASGDEVEVLVERLEDYHGQLVLSKVKADQLRRWQLIEEAHDKGTIVEGTIVRRIKGGMIVDLDIGGMEAFLPGSQIDVRPVRDFDTYLEKRMEFKIVKLNPANDNIVISHKALIEKELGAQREKILATMEPGQILEGTAKNITDFGIFVDLGGVDGLLHITDLSWGRVSHPSELVELDQKLTVVVLDYDKDRQRISLGLKQLQPHPWESIDEKYVESNSVEGKVVSITDYGAFVELEKGIEGLVHISEMSWTEHIRHPSQVVSLGQLVRVRILKIDKQGKKISLGMKQLDPDPWDGISERYPPGTVMSGKVRNITNFGVFVGIEPGIDGLVHISDLSWTKKVRHPNEMVRKGQPLDVVILNIDEASRRISLGHKQVETNPWNQFAQAYAEGTDTEATVVRANEGGLVIELPLSVEAFVPASELRNGPHNFQDFYPEGQELELRVIKFDPNQKEIVLSEVAKERAAERSEKTQEDRARRETRKRESREVKKYQKSAGAAGRTTLGDISGLADLKAQIEEAEQETPKKEAAAPKKAPAKKAPAAKKTTTAKASTAKKATTAKTTKASATKETTAKAPAAKKATTAKASTAKKETAAKAPAAKKTTAAKTTKAAAAKKATNESAAKPAAKASTAGKKTAAAKKKEEVEVGVEE
- a CDS encoding (d)CMP kinase, which translates into the protein MIIAIDGPAGSGKSTTARAVAERLGYVYVDTGAMYRTVALAFILNKMPPDRASTEEIRELLASMRLEMRFGRDGMQILLDGQDVTGEIRTRLVTEVASRVAVIPEVRERMVEEQRDLARIQQKERGGVVFEGRDIGTIVFPDADVKVFMKASVELRAQRRYEELQEQEKDDSNVSFEDVLFDIRARDERDISRQLSPLRKAEGTIEIDTSDIDVREQVEMVIQEVQAVRERRNRTSV